From one Trifolium pratense cultivar HEN17-A07 linkage group LG1, ARS_RC_1.1, whole genome shotgun sequence genomic stretch:
- the LOC123902693 gene encoding beta-galactosidase 15-like, protein MASQKYFVYVSLLLCFIFLVTNAVEVTHDGRAIKIDGKRRVLISGSIHYPRSTPQMWPDLIKKAKEGGLDAIETYVFWNAHEPIRREYDFSGNNDLIRFLKTIQDEGLFAVLRIGPYVCAEWNYGGIPVWVHNLPGVEIRTANKVYMDEMQNFTTLIVNMVQKEKLFASQGGPIILSQIENEYGNVMSVYGDDGKAYIDWCAKMAESFNIGVPWIMCQQPDAPQPMINTCNGWYCHDFEPNNPNSPKMWTENWVGWFKNWGGKDPHRTTEDVAYSVARFFETGGTFQNYYMYHGGTNFGRTAGGPYITTSYDYDAPLDEYGNIAQPKWGHLKELHMVLKSMENSLTNGNVSKTDLGNYVKATIYATNGSSSCFLTNSNTTTDATVTFRGNTYNVPAWSVSLLPNCQTEEYNTAKINVQTSIMVKRKNKAEDEPKGLKWVWRAENVHSALLGKSNVFQNTIVDQKNVANDSSDYLWYMTRLDIDHKDPVWTKNMTLRINGTGHVIHAFVNGEHIGSHWATYGIHNDQFETKLKLRHGRNDISLLSVTVGLQNYGKEFDKWQDGLVSPIEIIGKNGDETIIKDLSSHKWTYKVGLHGWENNFFSQDSLFASSKWQSHHLPINRMFTWYKTTFQPPLGSDPIVVDLQGMGKGYAWVNGHSLGRIWPSYNADEDGCSDDPCDYRGEYTDTKCVTNCGKPSQRWYHVPRDFIEDGVNTLVLFEEIGGNPSQVNFQTVIVGTACGNAYENKTLELSCHGRSILDIKFASFGNPQGVCGSFTKGNCESINDSLSFVKNACVGKDSCSIDVSEKTFGPTNCGNMVKRLAVEAICEDL, encoded by the exons ATGGCTTcccaaaaatattttgtgtACGTTTCTTTGttactttgttttattttcttagtcACTAATGCAGTTGAAGTAACTCATGATGGAAGAGCCATCAAAATTGATGGAAAAAGAAGAGTTCTTATTTCTGGATCAATTCATTATCCTAGAAGCACACCTCAG atGTGGCctgatttgattaaaaaagcTAAAGAAGGTGGATTGGATGCAATTGAAACATATGTTTTTTGGAATGCACATGAACCAATTCGTCGTGAGTATGATTTTAGTGGCAATAATGATCTCATTAGATTTCTCAAGACTATTCAAGATGAAGGACTTTTTGCTGTGCTTCGCATTGGCCCTTATGTTTGTGCTGAATGGAATTATgg AGGAATTCCTGTGTGGGTTCACAATCTTCCTGGCGTCGAGATTAGGACGGCAAATAAAGTCTATATG GATGAAATGCAAAATTTCACTACTTTGATTGTGAATATGGTACAAAAGGAGAAACTTTTTGCTTCACAAGGTGGTCCCATAATTCTATCTCAg ATTGAGAATGAGTATGGGAATGTTATGTCTGTTTATGGGGATGATGGTAAAGCTTATATAGATTGGTGTGCTAAGATGGCTGAGTCGTTCAACATTGGTGTCCCATGGATTATGTGCCAACAACCTGATGCTCCTCAACCAATg ATCAATACTTGTAATGGATGGTATTGTCATGACTTTGAGCCCAATAATCCTAATAGTCCCAAGATGTGGACTGAAAATTGGGTTGGCTG gttcaAGAACTGGGGTGGGAAAGATCCACATCGAACTACAGAAGATGTTGCCTATTCAGTGGCAAGGTTTTTTGAAACCGGAGGCACATTCCAAAACTACtatatg taTCATGGTGGAACTAACTTTGGTAGAACAGCTGGTGGACCATACATTACCACTTCATATGATTATGATGCCCCTCTTGATGAATATG GAAACATTGCACAACCAAAATGGGGTCACCTAAAAGAACTTCACATGGTTTTGAAGTCAATGGAGAATAGTCTTACTAATGGAAACGTATCTAAAACTGATTTAGGAAACTATGTGAAg GCTACTATTTATGCAACAAATGGTTCATCAAGTTGCTTCTTGACCAACAGCAACACTACCACAGATGCCACGGTAACATTTAGAGGAAATACATATAATGTTCCTGCATGGTCTGTCAGTCTTCTTCCTAACTGTCAAACTGAAGAGTATAACACTGCCAAG ATAAATGTTCAAACATCCATCATGgtaaagagaaaaaacaaagcTGAAGATGAACCAAAGGGTTTGAAGTGGGTATGGAGAGCAGAGAATGTTCATAGTGCTCTGTTGGGGAAATCAAATGTCTTTCAAAATACAATTGTTGATCAAAAAAATGTTGCTAATGATTCCAGTGACTACCTTTGGTACATGACAAG GCTTGATATTGATCATAAGGATCCAGTTTGGACAAAAAATATGACTCTTAGGATTAATGGCACTGGCCATGTAATTCATGCATTTGTCAATGGAGAACATATTG GTTCCCATTGGGCTACATATGGAATTCACAATGATCAATTTGAGACTAAACTAAAGTTGAGGCATGGCAGGAATGATATCAGTCTTCTTAGTGTTACCGTAGGACTTCAG aatTATGGGAAAGAATTTGATAAATGGCAAGATGGACTTGTTAGTCCTATCGAGATTATTGGTAAAAATGGTGATGAGACCATAATTAAAGATCTATCATCACACAAGTGGACATACAAAGTAGGGTTACATGGTTGGGAAAACAATTTCTTCAGTCAAGATTCACTCTTTGCATCTTCCAAATGGCAATCTCATCATCTACCCATTAATAGGATGTTCACTTGGTACAAG ACAACTTTCCAACCTCCTCTAGGATCAGACCCTATTGTGGTTGACTTGCAAGGTATGGGAAAAGGTTATGCTTGGGTGAATGGTCATTCTCTTGGTCGAATTTGGCCTAGTTATAATGCAGATGAAGATGGTTGTAGTGATGATCCTTGTGACTATCGTGGTGAATATACCGACACAAAATGTGTTACCAATTGTGGCAAACCCTCACAAAGATG gTACCATGTTCCTCGTGACTTTATTGAAGATGGTGTGAACACATTAGTTTTGTTTGAGGAAATTGGTGGTAATCCATCACAAGTAAATTTCCAAACAGTTATTGTTGGAACTGCTTGTGGAAATGCCTATGAAAATAAGACATTGGAATTGTCCTGCCATGGTCGTTCTATCTTGGATATAAAGTTTGCAAGTTTTGGCAATCCACAAGGTGTATGTGGATCATTCACTAAGGGCAATTGTGAAAGTATTAATGATTCTTTGTCCTTTGTGAAAAAT GCATGTGTTGGCAAGGATTCATGCTCCATTGATGTTTCAGAAAAAACATTTGGGCCAACAAACTGTGGAAATATGGTGAAGAGGCTAGCTGTTGAGGCTATTTGTGAGGACTTATAG
- the LOC123889309 gene encoding uncharacterized protein LOC123889309: MTKKRIGQVGGSSRRWAADCRSQRSMFDSFVEFEKYDNGSLQDLNQLKDENALLLAPFDEAEVKESIWSCDGEFHEKAVLPKAITASFFTLIPKKDHPQDLFDYRPICLIGSLYKILSKILANRLKKVLGTSISMCQSAFLPQRQILDGVMVLNEIIDLAKRRKDSCLLFKVDFERAYDTVSWGFLEGMMRKMGFGEGWLKWMRVCIFESSMSILVNGSPTEDFIVGRGLRQGDPLSPFLFLIVAEGLASMMNKAVDIRKFKGFKSNENLQFQFLQFADDTIIMGEGSWANVWTIKSLLRGFELVSGLKINFVKSNLYGVNIEQRFLEPTATFLSCNTSVVPFKFLGISAPCGVLKNIERIQGTFLWGGGAEEKKLCWVKWDQICLPKEKGGLGVKNLELFNLALLSKWRWRFFNHDNALWTELLRHRYGHLPSWVMGGHELVTSSKASFWWRDVISSGRGLNDDWFRSNVSCRVGNGNDIEFWNFKWFGNHALRDLYPDLYAKETFKQAKVSERLGGALSRQRWRWSWLAPLDSTDDQSILDLQGLFAGFSLQLSNSDKWRWLPDVNGLFSVKSCYSCLLSLKQVVNLDAKVLDAIQRLWGTDIPSMIKIFGWRLLLNKLPTRATLNRRGILTNPHDLPCAFCFQQIEDDTHLFFSCRFSKEVWRNVLLWLRHSFQPGVEGTDHFLLFGDLFKAKDKGRVRHLVWLATTWNIWKYRNNTIFKGAIPDASSLLEDIKFFSWLWFSRRYGRNTCIPFPSWCFDPVSCFQSS, encoded by the exons ATGACGAAAAAACGCATAGGGCAGGTTGGCGGCAGTAGTCGGCGGTGGGCGGCGGATTGCCGTTCTCAGAGGTCGATGTTTGACAGTTTTGTTGAGTTTGAGAAGTATGACAATGGAAGCTTGCAAGATCTG AACCAATTGAAGGATGAGAATGCCTTGCTTTTAGCTCCTTTTGATGAAGCCGAAGTCAAAGAATCTATTTGGAGTTGTGACG GTGAATTTCATGAGAAAGCAGTGTTGCCTAAGGCGATTACTGCTTCTTTTTTTACTCTTATACCGAAGAAGGATCATCCTCAGGATCTTTTTGACTACCGTCCTATATGCCTGATTGGAAGTTTGTACAAAATTCTATCTAAAATCCTAGCAAATCGTTTGAAAAAGGTGTTGGGAACTTCGATATCCATGTGCCAATCAGCTTTTCTACCTCAACGACAGATTTTGGATGGGGTAATGGTTCTTAATGAAATCATCGATCTCGCCAAAAGAAGGAAGGATAGTTGTTTATTGTTCAAAGTTGATTTCGAGCGAGCATATGATACTGTTAGTTGGGGCTTTTTGGAAGGTATGATGCGCAAAATGGGCTTTGGTGAAGGTTGGTTAAAGTGGATGCGAGTTTGTATCTTTGAGAGCTCGATGTCTATCTTGGTTAATGGTAGCCCGACAGAGGATTTCATAGTGGGTAGAGGTCTTCGGCAAGGTGATCCTTTATCTCCgttcttatttttaattgtagcGGAAGGCTTGGCTAGTATGATGAATAAAGCGGTTGATATAAGAAAATTCAAAGGTTTCAAGAGCAATGAAAATCTTCAGTTTCAATTTTTACAGTTCGCTGACGATACCATCATTATGGGAGAAGGTAGTTGGGCAAATGTTTGGACCATTAAATCCTTACTTCGAGGTTTCGAACTGGTGTCTGgactaaaaattaattttgtgaagAGTAATCTTTATGGAGTTAATATTGAACAGAGATTTCTTGAACCAACGGCTACGTTTTTATCTTGTAATACATCAGTAGTTCCGTTTAAATTTTTGGGAATATCG gCTCCTTGTggtgttttaaaaaatatagagaGAATTCAGGGGACTTTTCTTTGGGGTGGTGGTGCTGAGGAGAAGAAACTTTGTTGGGTTAAATGGGATCAGATTTGTTTACCTAAGGAGAAAGGAGGTTTAGGGGTAAAAAATCTTGAACTCTTTAACTTGGCATTGTTGAGCAAATGGAGGTGGAGATTTTTTAACCATGATAATGCATTATGGACTGAATTACTTCGACACAGGTATGGGCATCTTCCTTCGTGGGTGATGGGCGGTCATGAATTAGTTACAAGTAGTAAAGCATCCTTTTGGTGGCGAGATGTTATCAGTTCAGGTCGCGGCCTCAATGATGATTGGTTCAGGTCCAACGTTAGTTGTCGTGTTGGTAACGGTAATGATATTGAGTTTTGGAATTTCAAATGGTTTGGGAATCATGCTTTGCGCGATTTATATCCTGATTTGTATGCAAAGGAGACTTTTAAACAAGCTAAAGTTTCCGAGCGTTTGGGAGGTGCTTTATCGAGGCAGAGATGGAGGTGGAGCTGGCTTGCTCCTTTAGACTCGACTGATGATCAGAGTATTTTAGATTTACAAGGATTGTTTGCTGGTTTTTCTCTCCAACTTTCCAATTCAGATAAATGGCGATGGTTACCGGATGTTAATGGTCTGTTTTCGGTTAAATCTTGTTATTCTTGTTTATTATCTTTAAAACAGGTTGTTAACTTGGATGCTAAAGTGTTGGATGCCATTCAAAGGTTGTGGGGAACGGATATTCCATCTATGATTAAAATTTTCGGGTGGCGGTTATTGTTAAATAAACTTCCAACAAGGGCTACTCTTAATCGTAGAGGTATTTTAACAAATCCTCATGATTTGCCCTGTGCTTTTTGTTTTCAGCAAATTGAGGACGACACACATCTTTTCTTTTCGTGCCGATTCAGTAAGGAAGTATGGCGCAATGTTCTGCTTTGGCTTCGACATTCTTTTCAACCGGGGGTTGAAGGTACGGatcattttttgttatttggtGATCTGTTTAAAGCAAAAGATAAGGGGCGGGTTCGTCACTTAGTTTGGTTGGCAACCACTTGGAATATATGGAAATACAGGAATAATACTATCTTCAAAGGAGCCATCCCGGACGCGTCGTCGCTATTAGAGGatattaagtttttttcttGGCTATGGTTTTCTCGTCGTTATGGCCGTAATACTTGTATTCCATTTCCTAGTTGGTGTTTTGACCCGGTGTCTTGTTTTCAAAGTTCTTGA